GTGCGGGCGCCCGCGGGGCTGTAGCTGGCCGGGGACGGGGAGGACCGGTCGGGCACCCCTCATAAAGGGCTGCGGGGAGGCCCTGGCCCCGCTCGGcgccgcctcctcccgccccgcgcTCCGCCCGCTGCGGAAGAGCCGCGGCCGCACATCCGTGTCCGGAGGGCGAGGCGGGCGGAGCCAGGTGGGGCCGGGCGGGGGTGCCCGGGGGCAGCCGGGGGGCAGCCGGGGCAGGGGGGTTGCCGCCTGGGTCTGTTAATAACTAGTGAGAACTCTTGTTTATTTCCCGAAGCTCAGTGCTGTCGATGCCAGGGGGGTTTCCGTCGCGTATCTCTCCAGCCCGTCGCCGAAGCCGCCGGTCAGCGATGACAACCATTTGCGACCTCCCTGAAGATGTCCTGGTGGAGCTGCTCTCGCTGCTCCCGGCCCGGGACCTGATCCACGCCTGCAGGCTGGTCTGCCGGCAGTGGCGGTACGTGGTGgatctcaccaccctctggaAGCGCAAGTGCCAGCGCGAGGGGTTCTATATCCAGAATTTGGACAGAAGCGTCTCTGACTGGAAGATCTTCTATATGCTCTGCCGCCTGAAGAGAAACTTAATCAAAAACCCCTGTGCTGAAGGTTAGTTTAATTCGTCGTAGTAGAGGGTTACCAGAGTTCCCTGACAGTCAGAATGAGACCGTGTCCTGTGTTAGCCAAGTACTGCTGGTGGGGTGGGACTGCCCAGCTGGGTCAGATCCACAGTGGATGGATCTGCTGGCTCACATCCCCAGGCAGACCTGTGCAGTAAAACTACCGTGGATAAAGTATTGATAAATACACATTTGTGGTTGCAACCAGAAAAATCTATGGAGTCCCAAAggccccagcactgcagacagTGATGGTTAATTTGCACAGCCAGTACAATTTGGTGATGAAAGTATCAGGTTTCAGGATGAAATATTCAGGCAGCAGgggaatttttgttttcaaagacttGAGTAATATAACTACAGTAATGCCactttattattaattatgaGTTTCTAATGTGGCCAGAAAGTTGCTACCTGTTGTCCTACCTGTTGTGCTGACAGCCACATTAAAAGCAATGGCAGCACACCCAGGAGTCACtttcagctgaaggaaaaatgcagtGTATCTGAACACTCATCTAAGTGGGTTCCCAATATTCTTCTGTAGCTGATTCTTTAACaaaagcagagatgctgctggaacCTGAAGTGAGGTCCTAACACTCATCTTTGATTCCTTTGATTATTTGATTTTAGAGAACTTTCAGCACTGGAAACTTGATAAAAATGATGGAGATGAATGGAAGATTGAGGATCTGCCTGGAGATCATGGAACAGGGATGCCAGATCCCAAAGTACAGAAATACTTTGTCACTTCATTTGGGTAAGAACTGCATGCCAGTGATCTGGAGCTGGGAGGGCTCTGGTCCTCCTGTCTGTCTGCAAAGGCAGTAAGGCCCAGAAGGCTCGAGGCAGGTCCCTGAACTTTGTGTGGGAAAACCCCATGTGTGGGAAAAGGAAGTAGCTTAATTAACCTTTTACACTAGTTTGTCTAAAGAGGCAGGTGTGCTGCTGAGAGACCTAACCACAGCATGTGCTAAACTTCTCTGTCCCTAGAATGAACTTCCTGCAATTCTTTGATAGTTGTGACAATCCACATGGGATCCCTGCTTCTCTTCTACCAAAGGTGGTGGGCAAAGGCTGAGGTTTGGCAAGACAGTCAGATGCCCTTACCTGACAAGGGCAAAGAGTGGAGGGTGTGTTTGTCATGCTGCAATAAAATCTGTCAGCAGAGGAAGATGAGCAGCTTTTACATCCATGGAGCTGTAGTTTCCTGCTACCAATATATGCCACACAAGTACAGGGACCCCTCTTAATCCAGCTTCTAGATAACTGTTCCTCTTATCTGGGGGGTGAAGCTAGTCAGCTCACTTTCTTGTCTAGTTCTGGCTGTGGAAAAGGCATGTTTCAGCCATGGCAGCCTTAAGAGCCCTCAGGGGCTGGGTGGGCTTTTGGAGAGAGGAAAGTTGTCAGGGAAAGGGCAAATGTTGAGAGGAAAGAGATGTGTTTTGTGAAGCTGTGaacatttctgttgctgttgcAGGCCATGTTACAAGTCTCAACTCATTAGTCTGCAGAAAGAAGGATACTGGAATCAACTGATGGATAAGAAACGGCCTGAAATTGTTGTAAAGGACTGGTAGGTGTATGCACTGAAAACTAGAATTTCTGGCATTGGCCCAGAGCTAAGCTAGGCCTCTGGAGCTTTTCATGCTATAAAATTAGTTCTTTATCTTTTGGGAGTTGTAGCTTTTGAGTAAAGCATAAACTAACTCTAAGTTTATTCAATGGGCTGTAAGAAGATGGCAGTCCTGTGAAGAGCAGGATAGCTGGTTTAGAACTTCTTTATAGCTATAGGGAGGAcattccttttcctctgcagacagGAATTCCCCTGGAGACTGGTTTTGAACACTGTGAAGAGCAGAGAGTGCTGTTcatgcagccctgctgctcgGTTCCTCCCCAGGTACGCTGCCCGGTACGACTGCGGCTGTCGCTACGAGCTCACCGTGAGGCTGCTCTCTGAGGACTACCTGGTCCTGGAGGAATTCCACCCCGAGCCCGTGGTTATAGAGCAGTGGAGTGATGCATTGTGGAGAGAGGtgagcagcagccctgtgggcagTTTTACACTGTTGTGGTGACACTTGAATCTTGCACTTGGGTCAAGAGTCCCAAGTGGaccttttttctctgctcttcgGCCTCCTCAATAAAAAAGGTAAGCAAGTCCTTGCTGTTGACCATGCTGAAGAAGCAGGAGTGCCAGGAAAGGCCTAAGTTTGGTTTGTAGGTTTTCTAAAGAGGTTTCCCCAGGTGtctgttattttaattcagtCTCTTTAATTGCTTCTGGCTTTCATGTGACCTGTTGTCTAAAGAACTAAGTTACAAGAGCACAGTTTGTGTTTTTATGGGATCAAAAAGCTTGGCTTTAAAACTCCTGCATGGATGGAAAGGTATTGCAGATATTACTGTTCTGAAACTGTTGAATGGGTTTAACTGGTTTGATTTGCTGTAGATTCCCCATGATGTTGTTGCTAACGTGCCTAAGAGTCAAGCTTAGTGTTATGTTTGACTTGGAGGGGCTTTCAGGCTGAATAAGGGAGGCTTTTTCCCGTGGGGAAAAAGGGGCATGAGGCACTTTCCATGAAAGACATCAGAAAATGAACTATTCCTGAGATGGAGACTCACATGCTGTAGTTGTCTGAGCTTCTAGGTCAATGCTGGCTTATGTAGGCAAATGAAGaggaattttcttctttcccttcagaTGTCTCACACCTTCCAGAATTACCCACCTGGAGTTCGTTACATCTGGTTTCAGCACGGAGGCCAAGACACCCAGTTCTGGGCAGGATGGTATGGGGTCCGAGTGACAAACAGCAGCATCACCATTGGCCCCCAGACATTATGAAGGCACAAtatctgtgtttgcttttacCTCAGGACTGTAACGAGGTGGTCTCAGGTGCACTTATTTGTCTGTACTCCTTGGATGAGTGTCCTGGCTTTTTCTTGCACAGCTGATCTCAAATACAAGCAGTCACAGCAGAACTTTTGCAGGCCCAGCCTTTTGGAAGGACTTTTGCCTTCAGTTTTCACCCTCTTGTACTATGGATGTTATTGCAGTTACTAGTGCCCTTCCATGGGAAGAAGACTAGGACAACTGAATATAACACCTGTCTTTTTTAGTTAATATGTCCTTGTGCTACAGCCAAATACCAAGTCTTAAATAGAAACACTTTCTTGTTTGTTTATGGAACTTAGGAAAGATAAGGCTAAACTGTTTCATTTCAGGTTATCAATGCTGTTCTCAAGGGCTGTGCTACAGAGGCTCTTTTTATATggtattttcctgtttcagatTAGTTGTGTATAAACACATGTAGCTTTCACACCGGACCTTTCATAGCATAGGGAAGCTGTCAGCCTGCTTTCATAAAAGCTGTCACTGGTACTTATTTCCTTACTGTTTCTGTAAGTGTGTATGATCAAAATGGTGTCTGCCTTCCTGTCCAACTCCAGCCCATCAGTGCTGAACAAACAGCTAGAGAAAGAGATGAGAAACCCCATAAGGCGGCTGCCTTACAACCTAAGTGCCTTTCGATTGTGCTGGGCTGTTTCCATACTCCTTTGTTCTACCCAAGTATGGTAGGACAAGCATTGTACTGGTAGTAAGAGTGTTATACTGGTTTGTACTGAACAGTCTAACCCTACATAAAATGTTAAAGCAGCACACAGCCTCACTCTGCTGTGTTCTTGAGCTGTTCAcctgaaggaagcagcaggtACTATCTTGGCTGTCTTACCAAACTGGCCAACAAGCACAGCTCAAGTACTGTGAACTGTGTCTGCTCCCCCGGTGTGCACAGAGCCAACACTGAGGCCTTCCACCCCCTCTGACACCTGTAGGATTAACAGTATTTCCCTTGTCTGTTAAGAGTAGAAGAGTTGGCAAATGTCCTTGCTGGGCAGACAAATTCCATCTTGTTAATGCCACGTGTGGGTGAAAGCTTCCCCATGGGGAGACCAAGGGTGTATAGGCTGTCATAGGAAGTGTATGTGACATAAAAGGTATGGAAAAGTGGTACAAGCtccatgcaaaataaaaatacttcctcACTTGAGGCGAGAGGCTGGTTTGGACAGAACTCAGCTTAGTTCAACTGGGGTAAAACTTCATATTTATTGAAGACTACTTGGGACAGTCACAGTGGACAGACACTACATAAGGCCTCACTCACCCTTACTATGAGTCCATTGCTCTAGAGCATATGACAGATGGCTCAGTATCACTGCCAGTGTGCAATGGAGATGTCCTATTGAGGTGAGAACTGGATTGGTACAAAGCACTGACTGCATTCTGCAGTTGCCTGTATCCTGCTCCCAGGGATTCACTGTGGCAAAACCTATACTCACTCTCACACACGAGTGTACATGGGAACAGGCTCTGGCTCCACATTCCAAGTCAGTTCTATGTACAGTGGTAAGAGCACTTGAAAtcaagaggcagcagctgctctacATTCACCCCGCTGAAGAGACGGTTATCAAGGTATGGTTTGTGAGAGATCCTGTTCCACTGGAAGATCAGATGAGGCTTGAAGGCAAGGAAGATTGGAAATCAGGTGCCTTTGTGGGCTCGCTCTTCTACATACAGCTGCAtctggaggagaaaaacaagccTCAGGTCCCTCTGATATGCAGGTAGGTGAATGGAAAAAAGTCTGCAACAGGCTAAATAGGCAGTTTGTACCTTCCCCCACAGCCAGGTTTCCTGTTTTATTATGAGGAGTCTGGCCCTGTTTTGATTActggcacaggcagctgaagattaagctgctgctcagcagtatTGAAATTGTTACCCTCCAGaaaactgcagagctggcaTCAGAGTTGACAAGGTTTGGAACTGCGTGCAGTTCCAGCCACCTCGTGGGCCAGGATGCTCTGCTCACCTTCAGCAGGTCAGATGTCATGGTCTTCAGGGGAATGAGCCGCGGGTCGTGCATGTGCACGTCTTGTTCATCAGCGAGGATCCACGGGAAGTCCTGGGGGCAGGAACACAGGGTGGATGATtggcaggggggctgcaagGTGAGCTGTCAGCACTAGGTCAGTGTTAACTGAATAAGACCTAGtggctgcagaagaaacaggCAAGTCAAACCTAGTGGCAAAACTTAACACTTGCAGACGGCCTGAGACTTGGCAGAATTATCTTCAGTGACAGCATCAAACATAATATTAACCCACTGATTCCAAAAGTGACATCTCACTTCCTTAAAAGATACACTCTTAGCTGTCCTGAGCTGTGTTCTATCAATTACACCAGCATTT
The nucleotide sequence above comes from Apus apus isolate bApuApu2 chromosome 20, bApuApu2.pri.cur, whole genome shotgun sequence. Encoded proteins:
- the LOC127392758 gene encoding F-box only protein 6-like isoform X1; protein product: MPGGFPSRISPARRRSRRSAMTTICDLPEDVLVELLSLLPARDLIHACRLVCRQWRYVVDLTTLWKRKCQREGFYIQNLDRSVSDWKIFYMLCRLKRNLIKNPCAEENFQHWKLDKNDGDEWKIEDLPGDHGTGMPDPKVQKYFVTSFGPCYKSQLISLQKEGYWNQLMDKKRPEIVVKDWYAARYDCGCRYELTVRLLSEDYLVLEEFHPEPVVIEQWSDALWREMSHTFQNYPPGVRYIWFQHGGQDTQFWAGWYGVRVTNSSITIGPQTL
- the LOC127392758 gene encoding F-box only protein 6-like isoform X2, which codes for MPGGFPSRISPARRRSRRSAMTTICDLPEDVLVELLSLLPARDLIHACRLVCRQWRYVVDLTTLWKRKCQREGFYIQNLDRSVSDWKIFYMLCRLKRNLIKNPCAEENFQHWKLDKNDGDEWKIEDLPGDHGTGMPDPKVQKYFVTSFGYAARYDCGCRYELTVRLLSEDYLVLEEFHPEPVVIEQWSDALWREMSHTFQNYPPGVRYIWFQHGGQDTQFWAGWYGVRVTNSSITIGPQTL